One window from the genome of Eucalyptus grandis isolate ANBG69807.140 chromosome 7, ASM1654582v1, whole genome shotgun sequence encodes:
- the LOC104452735 gene encoding dihydroneopterin aldolase 1, whose protein sequence is MSMDEVLRGDKLILRGLLFHGFHGVKVEERKLGQKFLVDVDAWMDLQAAGKSDVLSDTVSYTDIYRIVKGVVEGPPKNLLEAVAEHITSTTLEKFPQITAVRVKVGKPHVAVPGPLDYLGIEIVRYRSSLKSDQAA, encoded by the exons ATGTCGATGGATGAGGTGTTGAGGGGTGACAAGCTCATATTGAGAGGCTTGTTGTTCCATGGTTTCCATGGGGTGAAGGTGGAAGAAAGGAAACTGGGTCAGAAATTTTTGGTTGATGTTGATGCTTGGATGGATCTGCAGGCAGCTGGAAAGTCAGACGTGTTGTCTGATACTGTCAGTTACACCGACATCTATCG CATAGTTAAGGGGGTCGTGGAAGGACCGCCCAAGAATCTTCTAGAGGCAGTGGCAGAACACATCACGTCGACTACCTTGGAGAAATTCCCCCAGATAACAGCTGTTCGAGTGAAAGTTGGGAAGCCTCATGTTGCAGTTCCTGGTCCTCTTGATTACTTGGGCATCGAGATAGTAAGGTACAGAAGTTCTCTTAAATCGGATCAGGCTGCTTGA
- the LOC120296421 gene encoding uncharacterized protein LOC120296421, with protein sequence MASSKVMTSTTSSRGNQDLPLQSSISSSLSALISDLRDHHHSNSSHAAAASTNASAADSSGTVTMDDLLKNIYSDDSPATPDHSLFGHGGVGVVGDGAGMPGGGGGGGGTAAG encoded by the coding sequence ATGGCGTCGTCCAAGGTGATGACCTCGACGACGTCGTCGAGAGGGAATCAGGATCTGCCGCTCCAGTCCTCTATATCATCCTCCCTCTCCGCCCTGATCTCCGATCTCCGGGACCACCACCACAGCAACAGCagccacgccgccgccgccagcacGAACGCCAGCGCCGCGGATAGCTCCGGCACGGTCACCATGGACGACCTCCTCAAGAACATCTACTCCGACGACAGCCCCGCCACTCCCGATCACTCGCTGTTCGGCCACGGCGGCGTCGGGGTCGTCGGCGACGGCGCGGGGATGccgggcgggggcggcggcgggggagggaCGGCGGCGGGATAA
- the LOC104452736 gene encoding bZIP transcription factor 12, protein MGVGVGVGGGVSNNNGGIEGRVVVGRGKRRAVEEPVDKATQQKQRRMIKNRESAARSRERKQAYTAELESLVTQLEEEKARLLREEAEKSKERLKQLVKNLIPVVESRRPRRPLRRINSMNW, encoded by the exons ATGGGTGTGGGTGTGGGTGTGGGCGGCGGCGTTAGTAACAACAATGGCGGAATTGAGGGGAGAGTGGTGGtcggaagaggaaaaagaagggcCGTGGAGGAACCGGTGGATAAGGCCACGCAGCAGAAGCAGAGGAGGATGATCAAGAATCGAGAATCGGCGGCGAGGTCCCGGGAACGCAAGCAG GCATATACAGCTGAATTAGAATCTTTGGTGACCCAATTGGAGGAGGAAAAGGCACGCCTTTTGAGGGAAGAG GCTGAGAAGAGCAAAGAGCGGCTTAAACAG CTGGTGAAGAATCTCATTCCGGTCGTGGAAAGTCGCCGACCGCGACGCCCTCTCAGGAGAATCAACTCGATGAACTGGTAG